From a single Micromonospora carbonacea genomic region:
- a CDS encoding phytoene desaturase family protein: protein MPEPSTARETMIIIGGGLGGLSTGCYAQMNGYRTRTFEMHELPGGCCTAWDQGEFTFDWCVSWLLGSGPGNDMHQIWLELGALQGKEMRDFETFNIVRGRDGRTVYFYSDPDRLQEHLLWHSPADARLIRDFCAGIRTFKRLLNAYPFLKPVGLMRPWERWRMLAAFLPHFNTIRKSITTLMTDYSARFKDPLLREAFNFILYERHASFPVLPFYFQLAAHAGRTAGVPQGGSLGLARSIEQRYLRLGGEITYNAKVDEVLVEDDRAVGVRLSDGSEHRADIVVSACDGHTTVTRLLDGRYLNETYRRLYTETIDEPGQVYPGYVSAFFGLNRPYPDADPCTTHLLTPQEATDLVGVGEHPSINVQFRSRHYPELSPAQTSVVFVTFFSDTDAWRQLVEGPEQASRVRKGELLHTLRVRRGRAYYAAKRQVRNALLGLLDQRYPGFADAVVAHDIATPLTQIRYTANYAGSIAGWQPFVDGGETMEKELEKHGPVLPGLANFYLAGVWTTIGGLIRAAASGRHVVQFICRDDGRPFTADIDDVAPPPTQVVVPVPAKPSPTSTAQGHPSVLTRQGA, encoded by the coding sequence ATGCCAGAACCGAGCACCGCCAGGGAAACGATGATCATCATCGGTGGTGGTCTGGGTGGTCTCTCCACCGGCTGCTATGCCCAGATGAACGGCTACCGCACGCGGACGTTCGAGATGCACGAGCTGCCGGGCGGCTGCTGCACCGCCTGGGACCAGGGCGAGTTCACCTTCGACTGGTGCGTGAGCTGGCTGCTCGGCAGCGGACCGGGCAACGACATGCACCAGATCTGGCTCGAACTCGGCGCGCTCCAGGGGAAGGAGATGCGCGACTTCGAGACGTTCAACATCGTGCGCGGCCGGGACGGGCGGACCGTCTACTTCTATTCCGATCCCGACCGGTTGCAGGAGCACCTGCTGTGGCACTCGCCCGCCGACGCGCGCCTCATCCGCGACTTCTGCGCCGGAATCCGTACCTTCAAGAGGCTGCTCAACGCCTACCCGTTCCTCAAGCCGGTCGGCCTGATGCGGCCGTGGGAACGGTGGCGGATGCTCGCCGCCTTCCTGCCGCACTTCAACACCATCCGGAAGTCGATCACGACGTTGATGACCGACTACTCCGCCAGGTTCAAGGATCCGCTGTTGCGGGAGGCGTTCAACTTCATCCTGTACGAGCGGCATGCCAGCTTCCCGGTGCTGCCGTTCTACTTCCAGCTCGCGGCGCACGCCGGGCGCACCGCCGGCGTGCCGCAGGGGGGTTCGCTGGGGTTGGCCCGCTCGATCGAGCAGCGCTACCTGCGCCTCGGCGGCGAGATCACGTACAACGCGAAGGTCGACGAGGTGCTGGTCGAGGACGACCGCGCCGTCGGCGTCCGGCTCAGCGACGGCAGTGAGCACCGCGCCGACATCGTCGTCTCCGCCTGCGACGGTCACACGACGGTCACCAGGCTCCTCGACGGCCGCTACCTCAACGAGACCTACCGGCGTCTCTACACCGAGACCATCGACGAGCCCGGCCAGGTCTACCCCGGGTACGTCAGCGCGTTCTTCGGCCTCAACCGGCCCTATCCGGACGCCGACCCGTGCACCACCCACCTGCTGACCCCGCAGGAGGCGACGGACCTGGTCGGCGTCGGCGAACACCCCAGCATCAACGTGCAGTTCCGCAGCCGGCACTATCCCGAGCTCTCCCCGGCGCAGACCTCGGTCGTGTTCGTCACCTTCTTCTCCGACACCGACGCCTGGCGGCAACTGGTGGAAGGACCGGAACAGGCCAGCCGGGTGCGCAAGGGCGAACTGCTGCACACCCTGCGGGTGCGGCGGGGCCGGGCGTACTACGCCGCGAAGCGACAGGTGCGCAACGCCCTGCTCGGCCTGCTGGACCAGCGCTACCCCGGATTCGCCGACGCGGTCGTCGCCCACGACATCGCGACGCCGCTGACCCAGATCCGCTACACCGCCAACTACGCCGGCTCGATCGCCGGCTGGCAGCCGTTCGTCGACGGCGGCGAGACGATGGAGAAGGAACTGGAGAAGCACGGCCCGGTGCTGCCCGGGTTGGCCAACTTCTACCTGGCCGGCGTCTGGACCACGATCGGCGGCCTCATCCGGGCCGCCGCCAGCGGCCGGCATGTCGTGCAGTTCATCTGCCGCGACGACGGTCGGCCCTTCACGGCCGACATCGACGACGTGGCGCCGCCGCCCACGCAGGTGGTGGTGCCCGTGCCCGCCAAGCCCTCGCCGACCTCCACGGCCCAGGGGCACCCGTCCGTCCTCACCCGGCAAGGAGCCTGA
- a CDS encoding non-ribosomal peptide synthetase/type I polyketide synthase has product MPGGASDYRTFWQNVLAGKDCITETPVDRYDIATLGSRDRAKPGRLVGGRGGYIDGIAEFDPAFFGISPREAEHMDPQQRKLLEVSWEALEDGGQKPAELAGRNVGVFVGAFTLDYKILQFSDLSFETLAAHTATGTMMTMVSNRISYCFDFRGPSMSIDTACSSSLVAVHLARQSLLRGEIDLALAGGTLLHLTPQYTIAETKGGFLSPQGRSRTFDASADGYVRAEGVGAVALKRLSDALRDGDPIHAVIIGSGVNQDGRTNGITVPSADAQVTLIERVCAEAGIAPGSLQYVEAHGTSTPVGDPIEANALGRALAIGRRPGETCYVGSVKTNIGHTESAAGVAGLIKTAMSVKHRVIAPHINLDQVNSEIDLASLPFEIPTAPTPWPQHRGPARAGVNSFGFGGTNAHVLIEEAPQRPAPAAPPAGAPAYTILPLTARDPAALPELAAGIREELAGAGGPDAVALADLGYTLARRRQHHEHRLSVVYPTADANRASVDEALGAYLRGEPHPHVLTGHRHDAAERGLVWVFTGMGPQWWAMGRQLYADEPVYREAVDRCDREIRRITGWSLLDELNADEADSRMAETWLAQPANFAVQVGLAALWRSYGVRPDAIVGHSTGEVAAFYEAGVYSLEEAVRIVVHRSRLQQKLVGTGTMLAVGLTEAEAGQRSRRYGGRVSVAAVNSPGAVTLAGDESALAELAAELAAEQTFAKFVAVRVPYHSAAMDMIKDELLTSLHGLAPRPTRVPVYLTGQDGVARGPELDADYWWRNVRDSVRFRGAVDRLADDGYRLFLEIGPHPVLGYSIQECLAGRGLQGRTLPSIRRGEDESARMLLSLAALHNLGVEIAWDVLHPAGTPVPLPRYPFRRDRYWAEPRPVAQVRLGQRDHPLLGRRLASAEPTWEVRLDTEDLPYLDDHRIQGNAVFPAAGYLEMAAQAVRALTDGGAATLAGIELRKALFLSASESRTVQLSVAANSGEFTVASIVADSSEPAVHATGALLAGQPGRRVSRLAVDAVTQRLAHHLDGARCYADLAALGYHYGPAFRGIEQVWIGPGEALARIRPPAVLDGSAAGHHVHPVLLDACFQTLLTPQLLDAEDPDDGHTGIRLPLSIAEVRLDPVGDQALWAHATIVRRDADELVGDIAVYADDGTPLGHVGGFRAADVEKATAAVGVGTIDSWLAELRWVRREPLADPETRPGSTDLAGDRWLVLADRDGLAEELADLVAARGGHCHLVRPGPGYHLDRDGAGSTVRPGHADDMHRLLTELRAAGSGPSHDVVHLWGLDLPPLDHVAAGEVAEHTSIGVYSLVALAQALQAQGTDGRLHVVARGTQAVQETDRVRPLGAPAWGVCRVLRHQELLNHPGKLVDLDPAGGRDRTARRAEAAALLRELVVADEDEIALRGDGRFTSRLRPADELTRPLPLRLRADGAYLVTGAFGALGRLLCRTLVRRGARRLVLLGRSPVPPRQRWGEPGWDDATRDRIAFLMELEMLGCQPVLARLDVTDETAITGWLADYRASQAPPIRGVFHLAGQVRDTLLADTDRAAFDTAYGPKVLGAYLLHRHLSDEPLEHFVLFASIASLLTTAGQSNYAAGNAFLDALAQHRRASGLPALSLDWGPWATGMITELGLVHHYRHSRGMSSLSPEAGMAVLERVIGQDRAQLLVATIVDWPTFLAWYPSVPPLVADLAVTAAQPPDADRDSFLDAFRAADADQRRLLLGERFTAVVAAVLRVPPERVAPAANVTALGLDSLLAMELRARVAAEMHVSLPVVALLSGAPLADLVEQAYEGLVDLLAADTATGGADVEVHTDEQCYPLTQNQQALWFLKQLNPDGFAYNIGGAVEVRVELDPELMFEAVRVLVARHPSLRANFLLEQGRPVQRIHPQGRADVALFDVRDQAWADTYQTIIQEYRRPYDLERDPLVRFRLFRLGPQRWVIMKAVHHIVSDAISTFTFIEELLAVYEGLRQGRPAQLPPVSARYLDFLNWQNRFLGSPQARRSLDYWRAHLPAEVPILNLPTDKPRPVVQTNNGASEFFTLDPGLTARVHAMARDHNATVFMVLLCAYYVLLHRYCGQDDVIVGSPVTGRTEEEFASTYGYFVNPLPLRADLSGDPSIADLLAQVRTTVLNGLDNQEYPFVLLVEQLGLQHDPSRSAVFQVMFILLTHKVATEKYGYRLEYIELPEEEGQFDLTLSVYEDEADHQFHCVLKYNTDLFLPETVRRIARHYVQLLDTMTRSAAEQPVRRLELLGTDERELLLDDWSGARRQAPCDTPVHELVSRIAAQRPDAVAVVAPAGSGGAAATRRLDYATLERRSQQLAHRLRHLGVRDGAVVALCLDKSPELVVAVLAVLRAGGAYLPLDADYPQERLAYMLRNAGAALVLADGAARDSLTEASGTAARVLDLHALLREAENEPAAAPDVRVGPDDPAYVIYTSGSTGLPKAVQVTHRNLAAVYGGWRQEYRLDEVRVHLQMASFAFDVFAGDLVRALCSGGTLVLVTRDLLFNTDRLYRTMVGERVDCGEFVPAVARGLLSYCEREGRRLEFMRLLIVGSDVWTVEEYQRLGALGGPHTRVINSYGLSEATIDSTYFEGPLDTLDPGHVVPIGRPFPNSAVYLLDEQGEPVPPGVPGELWVGGHGVATGYVGDAEQTGQRFVTRTLSRRPGAAPVRLYRTGDLARWGAGGVLHLLGRADTQVKVRGHRVETGEVESRLKALPSVAEAVVVVRPDAAGEPVLCAYCVPADGAVLDRRELRGHLADHLPTFMIPAHLDQLTALPLTPNGKVDQAALPPPGPDPEQGRYDPPVTLYETRMAEHWRALLGLDEVGLQQDFFAVGGSSIKLVELIYGLQVEFNIEIPVSRLFQITTLHGMSKTLELIVTGRLAGGRPYLTFNPADRPTLFCFPPAGGHGLVYRQFVMHLPEYHVVGFNHVPGDDKVVRYADLVDELQPDGACRLLGYSLGGNVAFEVAKELERRGRTVRHVVIVDSYRIGAEFEFGPEQFAAFERELAEHLRRHTGSEIVARETREQAREYIGFCARTPNLGTVAAPVTVISDQHRVEFYAAGAHGSWSGASRSQDGLLAGFGTHAEMFDQEYVSRNAGLVRDVLAGADHAATRNPSLAPVD; this is encoded by the coding sequence ATGCCCGGTGGCGCATCGGACTATCGGACCTTCTGGCAGAACGTCCTCGCCGGCAAGGACTGCATTACCGAGACGCCCGTGGATCGCTACGATATCGCCACGCTCGGTAGTCGGGACCGGGCCAAGCCGGGGCGGCTGGTCGGCGGTCGGGGCGGCTACATCGACGGAATTGCCGAATTCGACCCGGCCTTCTTCGGCATCAGCCCACGCGAGGCCGAACACATGGATCCGCAGCAGCGCAAGCTGTTGGAGGTCAGCTGGGAGGCGCTGGAGGACGGTGGGCAGAAGCCGGCGGAGCTGGCCGGACGGAACGTCGGGGTGTTCGTCGGCGCGTTCACCCTGGACTACAAGATCCTCCAGTTCTCGGACCTGAGCTTCGAGACCCTGGCGGCGCACACGGCGACCGGAACCATGATGACCATGGTGTCGAACCGCATCTCGTACTGCTTCGACTTCCGGGGCCCGAGCATGTCGATCGACACCGCGTGCAGTTCCTCCCTGGTCGCCGTGCACCTGGCCCGGCAGAGCCTGTTGCGCGGCGAGATCGACCTTGCGCTCGCCGGCGGGACACTGCTGCACCTGACCCCGCAGTACACCATCGCCGAGACGAAAGGCGGATTCCTGTCCCCGCAGGGCCGCTCGCGCACCTTCGACGCGTCGGCCGACGGCTACGTCCGGGCCGAGGGCGTCGGGGCGGTCGCGTTGAAGCGGCTGTCGGACGCGCTACGGGACGGCGATCCGATCCACGCGGTGATTATCGGCAGCGGCGTCAACCAGGACGGCCGCACCAACGGCATCACCGTGCCGAGCGCCGACGCCCAGGTCACCCTCATCGAGCGGGTGTGTGCCGAGGCCGGGATCGCCCCCGGCAGCCTCCAGTACGTGGAGGCGCACGGCACCTCCACCCCGGTGGGCGACCCCATCGAGGCCAACGCGCTGGGCCGGGCGCTGGCGATCGGCCGCCGGCCCGGGGAGACCTGCTACGTCGGGTCGGTGAAGACGAACATCGGGCACACCGAGTCAGCCGCCGGCGTCGCGGGCCTGATCAAGACCGCGATGTCCGTCAAGCACCGCGTCATCGCCCCGCACATCAATCTCGATCAGGTCAACTCCGAGATCGACCTGGCCTCCCTGCCGTTCGAGATCCCCACCGCGCCCACACCGTGGCCGCAGCACCGGGGGCCGGCCCGCGCCGGGGTCAACTCCTTCGGCTTCGGCGGCACCAACGCGCACGTGCTGATCGAGGAGGCACCACAACGGCCGGCCCCGGCCGCGCCCCCGGCCGGCGCACCGGCGTACACGATCCTTCCCCTGACCGCGCGCGACCCCGCCGCCCTCCCGGAGCTCGCCGCGGGCATCCGCGAGGAGCTGGCCGGGGCCGGCGGACCCGACGCCGTCGCGCTGGCCGATCTCGGCTACACGCTGGCCCGCCGCCGCCAGCACCACGAGCATCGCCTGTCCGTCGTGTATCCCACGGCGGACGCGAACCGGGCCTCGGTGGACGAGGCGCTGGGCGCCTACCTGCGCGGCGAGCCGCACCCACACGTGCTCACCGGCCACCGGCACGACGCGGCCGAGCGCGGGCTGGTCTGGGTGTTCACCGGCATGGGCCCACAGTGGTGGGCGATGGGCCGCCAGCTCTACGCCGACGAGCCGGTGTACCGGGAGGCGGTCGACCGCTGCGACCGGGAGATCCGGCGGATCACCGGCTGGTCGTTGCTCGACGAGCTGAACGCCGACGAGGCCGACTCGCGCATGGCCGAGACCTGGCTCGCGCAGCCGGCCAACTTCGCGGTCCAGGTCGGCCTGGCGGCCCTGTGGCGCAGCTACGGCGTACGTCCCGACGCGATCGTGGGGCACAGCACCGGTGAGGTCGCCGCCTTCTACGAGGCCGGCGTCTACTCCCTCGAAGAGGCGGTCAGGATCGTCGTGCACCGCAGCCGGTTGCAGCAGAAGCTCGTCGGCACCGGCACCATGCTCGCGGTCGGGCTGACCGAGGCCGAGGCCGGGCAGCGGAGCCGGCGCTACGGCGGCCGGGTCTCCGTGGCCGCGGTCAACAGCCCCGGCGCGGTGACCCTCGCCGGTGACGAGAGCGCCCTCGCCGAGCTGGCCGCCGAGCTCGCCGCGGAACAGACGTTCGCCAAGTTCGTCGCGGTGCGCGTGCCGTACCACAGCGCCGCCATGGACATGATCAAGGACGAGCTGCTCACCTCGCTGCACGGCCTCGCCCCGCGCCCGACCCGGGTACCCGTCTACCTCACCGGGCAGGACGGGGTGGCCCGCGGCCCCGAACTCGACGCCGACTACTGGTGGCGCAACGTCCGCGACAGCGTGCGGTTCCGTGGCGCGGTCGACCGGCTCGCCGACGACGGGTACCGCCTCTTTCTCGAGATCGGCCCGCATCCGGTCCTCGGCTACTCCATCCAGGAGTGCCTCGCCGGCAGGGGCCTGCAAGGTCGCACCCTGCCGTCGATCCGGCGCGGGGAAGACGAGTCGGCGCGCATGCTCCTGTCCCTCGCCGCCCTGCACAACCTCGGCGTGGAGATCGCCTGGGACGTCCTGCACCCGGCCGGAACGCCGGTGCCGCTGCCCCGCTACCCCTTCCGGCGCGACCGATACTGGGCGGAGCCGCGCCCCGTCGCGCAGGTCAGGCTCGGGCAGCGGGACCATCCGCTGCTCGGCCGGCGGTTGGCCAGCGCCGAACCCACCTGGGAGGTGCGGCTCGACACCGAGGACCTGCCGTACCTCGACGACCATCGCATCCAGGGAAACGCGGTGTTCCCGGCCGCCGGCTACCTCGAGATGGCGGCGCAGGCGGTCCGCGCGCTCACCGACGGCGGCGCGGCGACGCTGGCCGGCATCGAACTGCGCAAGGCCCTGTTCCTGTCCGCCAGCGAGTCCCGGACCGTGCAGCTGTCGGTGGCCGCCAACTCCGGCGAGTTCACCGTGGCCTCGATCGTCGCCGACTCGTCCGAGCCTGCCGTGCACGCCACCGGCGCCCTGCTCGCCGGCCAACCCGGCCGGCGCGTCTCCCGGCTGGCCGTCGACGCGGTGACGCAACGCCTGGCGCACCACCTCGACGGCGCGCGGTGTTACGCGGACCTCGCCGCCCTCGGCTACCACTACGGCCCGGCCTTCCGGGGGATCGAGCAGGTGTGGATCGGCCCGGGCGAGGCTCTGGCGCGGATCCGACCCCCGGCCGTGCTCGACGGCTCCGCCGCCGGCCACCACGTCCACCCGGTGCTGCTCGACGCCTGCTTCCAGACCCTGCTGACCCCGCAACTGCTCGACGCCGAAGATCCGGACGACGGGCACACCGGCATCCGGCTGCCGCTGTCGATCGCGGAGGTCCGCCTCGACCCGGTCGGCGACCAGGCGCTGTGGGCACACGCGACGATCGTGCGGCGCGACGCCGACGAGCTGGTCGGCGACATCGCGGTCTACGCCGACGACGGCACCCCGCTGGGCCACGTCGGAGGCTTCCGCGCCGCGGACGTGGAGAAGGCCACCGCCGCCGTCGGCGTCGGCACGATCGACAGCTGGCTCGCCGAACTCCGGTGGGTGCGGCGGGAGCCGCTGGCCGACCCCGAGACGCGACCCGGGAGCACCGACCTGGCCGGCGACCGGTGGCTGGTCCTCGCCGACCGGGACGGTCTGGCCGAGGAACTGGCCGATCTGGTGGCGGCCCGCGGTGGTCACTGCCACCTGGTCCGGCCGGGACCCGGCTACCACCTCGACCGCGACGGTGCGGGCTCGACCGTGCGGCCGGGCCACGCCGACGACATGCACCGCCTCCTCACCGAGTTGCGCGCGGCCGGCTCCGGACCGTCGCACGACGTCGTGCACCTGTGGGGCCTGGACCTGCCGCCGCTGGACCACGTCGCCGCCGGCGAGGTCGCCGAGCACACCAGCATCGGCGTCTACTCCCTGGTGGCGCTCGCCCAGGCGCTACAGGCCCAGGGGACCGACGGCCGGCTGCACGTCGTCGCCAGGGGCACGCAGGCGGTGCAGGAGACGGACCGGGTGCGGCCGCTGGGCGCGCCCGCCTGGGGCGTCTGCCGGGTGCTGCGCCACCAGGAACTGCTCAACCACCCGGGCAAGCTGGTCGACCTCGACCCGGCCGGCGGCCGGGACCGGACCGCCCGACGGGCGGAGGCGGCGGCCCTGCTCCGGGAACTGGTCGTCGCCGACGAGGACGAGATCGCCCTGCGCGGCGACGGCCGGTTCACCAGCCGGTTGCGCCCGGCCGACGAACTGACCCGCCCGCTGCCGCTGCGCCTGCGCGCCGACGGCGCCTACCTGGTGACCGGCGCGTTCGGCGCGCTGGGTCGGCTGCTGTGCCGCACCCTCGTGCGCCGGGGGGCCCGCCGGCTCGTCCTCCTCGGGCGCAGCCCGGTCCCGCCCCGGCAGCGGTGGGGCGAGCCGGGCTGGGACGACGCGACCCGCGACCGCATCGCCTTCCTCATGGAGTTGGAGATGCTCGGCTGCCAACCGGTCCTGGCCCGGCTCGACGTCACCGACGAGACCGCGATCACCGGCTGGCTGGCCGACTACCGCGCCAGCCAGGCACCGCCGATCCGGGGCGTGTTCCACCTCGCCGGCCAGGTCCGCGACACGCTGCTCGCCGACACCGACCGGGCGGCGTTCGACACCGCGTACGGGCCGAAGGTGCTCGGCGCCTACCTGCTGCACCGCCACCTGAGCGACGAGCCGCTGGAGCACTTCGTGCTGTTCGCCTCGATCGCCTCGCTGCTCACCACCGCCGGGCAGAGCAACTACGCCGCCGGCAACGCCTTCCTGGACGCGCTGGCGCAGCACCGCCGCGCCAGCGGGCTGCCGGCGCTGAGCCTGGACTGGGGGCCGTGGGCCACCGGCATGATCACCGAACTCGGCCTGGTCCACCACTACCGGCACAGCCGCGGCATGAGCTCGCTGTCGCCGGAGGCGGGGATGGCGGTGCTCGAACGGGTGATCGGGCAGGACCGGGCGCAGTTGCTGGTGGCCACCATCGTGGACTGGCCGACCTTCCTGGCCTGGTACCCCTCCGTGCCGCCGCTGGTGGCCGACCTCGCCGTGACGGCGGCGCAGCCGCCGGACGCCGACCGCGACAGCTTCCTGGACGCGTTCCGCGCCGCCGACGCCGACCAGCGGCGGCTGCTGCTCGGAGAGCGGTTCACCGCGGTGGTGGCGGCCGTGCTCAGGGTGCCCCCGGAGCGGGTGGCCCCGGCGGCCAACGTCACCGCCCTGGGCCTGGACTCGCTGCTCGCCATGGAGCTGCGCGCCCGCGTCGCCGCCGAGATGCACGTGTCGCTGCCGGTGGTGGCACTGCTCAGCGGCGCGCCGCTGGCCGACCTGGTCGAGCAGGCGTACGAGGGACTGGTCGACCTGCTCGCCGCGGACACCGCCACGGGCGGCGCCGACGTGGAGGTCCACACCGACGAACAGTGCTATCCGTTGACCCAGAACCAGCAGGCGCTGTGGTTCCTCAAGCAGCTCAACCCCGACGGCTTCGCCTACAACATCGGTGGCGCGGTCGAGGTGCGGGTCGAACTGGACCCGGAGTTGATGTTCGAGGCCGTCCGGGTCCTCGTCGCGCGTCATCCCAGCCTGCGGGCGAACTTCCTGCTCGAACAGGGCCGGCCGGTGCAGCGGATCCACCCGCAGGGCCGGGCGGACGTCGCCCTGTTCGACGTGCGCGACCAGGCGTGGGCCGACACCTACCAGACGATCATCCAGGAGTACCGACGCCCGTACGACCTCGAACGCGACCCGTTGGTGCGCTTCCGGCTGTTCCGGCTCGGCCCGCAGCGGTGGGTCATCATGAAGGCCGTCCACCACATCGTCTCGGACGCCATCTCCACCTTCACCTTCATCGAGGAACTGCTCGCCGTCTACGAGGGGCTGCGGCAGGGCAGACCCGCGCAGCTCCCCCCGGTGTCCGCCCGCTACCTGGACTTCCTCAACTGGCAGAACCGGTTCCTCGGCAGCCCGCAGGCCCGCAGGTCGCTCGACTACTGGCGGGCGCACCTGCCGGCTGAGGTGCCGATCCTCAACCTGCCCACCGACAAGCCACGTCCGGTGGTGCAGACCAACAACGGCGCGTCGGAGTTCTTCACCCTGGACCCGGGCCTGACCGCACGCGTGCACGCGATGGCCCGCGACCACAACGCGACCGTGTTCATGGTGCTGCTGTGCGCCTACTACGTCCTGCTGCACCGCTACTGCGGGCAGGACGACGTCATCGTGGGCAGCCCGGTGACCGGGCGGACCGAGGAGGAGTTCGCCTCGACCTACGGGTACTTCGTCAACCCGTTGCCGCTCCGCGCGGACCTGTCCGGCGACCCCTCGATCGCCGATCTGCTGGCCCAGGTGCGCACCACGGTGCTCAACGGGCTGGACAACCAGGAGTACCCGTTCGTGCTGCTGGTGGAGCAGCTGGGCCTGCAACACGACCCGAGCCGCTCGGCGGTCTTCCAGGTGATGTTCATCCTGCTCACCCACAAGGTGGCGACCGAGAAGTACGGCTACCGGCTGGAGTACATCGAACTGCCGGAGGAGGAGGGGCAGTTCGACCTGACCCTGTCGGTCTACGAGGACGAGGCCGACCATCAGTTCCACTGCGTCCTCAAGTACAACACCGACCTGTTCCTGCCGGAGACGGTGCGACGGATCGCGCGGCACTACGTCCAACTGCTCGACACGATGACCCGGTCGGCGGCCGAGCAGCCGGTCCGCCGGCTGGAACTGCTCGGCACGGACGAGCGCGAACTCCTGCTCGACGACTGGAGCGGCGCACGGCGGCAGGCCCCGTGCGACACCCCGGTCCACGAGCTGGTCTCCAGGATCGCCGCGCAGCGGCCGGACGCCGTCGCCGTCGTGGCGCCGGCCGGCTCCGGCGGCGCGGCCGCCACCCGCCGGCTCGACTACGCCACCCTGGAACGGCGCTCGCAGCAGCTCGCCCACCGGCTGCGCCACCTCGGTGTGCGCGACGGCGCGGTGGTCGCGCTCTGCCTGGACAAGTCCCCGGAGCTGGTCGTCGCGGTGCTCGCGGTGCTCCGGGCCGGCGGCGCCTACCTGCCGCTCGACGCCGACTATCCGCAGGAGCGGCTGGCGTACATGCTGCGCAACGCCGGGGCCGCCCTGGTGCTCGCCGACGGCGCGGCCCGCGACAGCCTCACCGAGGCGTCCGGAACGGCTGCCCGGGTGCTCGACCTGCACGCGTTGCTGCGGGAGGCCGAGAACGAGCCCGCCGCCGCCCCCGACGTGCGCGTCGGCCCGGACGACCCCGCCTACGTCATCTACACCTCCGGTTCGACCGGTCTGCCGAAGGCCGTCCAGGTCACCCACCGCAACCTGGCCGCGGTGTACGGCGGCTGGCGGCAGGAGTACCGCCTCGACGAGGTGCGGGTGCACCTGCAGATGGCCAGCTTCGCGTTCGACGTGTTCGCCGGCGATCTCGTCCGCGCCCTCTGCTCCGGTGGCACCCTGGTCCTGGTCACCCGTGACCTGTTGTTCAACACCGACCGGCTGTACCGCACGATGGTCGGCGAACGCGTCGACTGCGGCGAGTTCGTCCCCGCCGTCGCCCGGGGGCTGCTCAGCTACTGCGAGCGGGAGGGGCGCCGGCTGGAGTTCATGCGCCTGTTGATCGTCGGCTCCGACGTCTGGACGGTCGAGGAGTACCAGCGCCTGGGCGCACTCGGCGGCCCGCACACCCGCGTGATCAACTCCTACGGCCTGAGCGAGGCGACCATCGACAGCACCTACTTCGAGGGCCCGCTGGACACCCTCGACCCCGGCCACGTCGTGCCGATCGGGCGGCCGTTCCCGAACAGCGCCGTCTACCTGCTCGACGAGCAGGGCGAACCGGTGCCGCCCGGCGTGCCCGGCGAGCTGTGGGTCGGTGGCCACGGCGTGGCGACCGGCTATGTCGGCGACGCCGAGCAGACCGGGCAGCGCTTCGTCACCCGGACGCTGAGCCGCCGGCCGGGTGCCGCCCCGGTGCGCCTCTACCGCACCGGGGACCTGGCCCGCTGGGGCGCCGGCGGCGTCCTGCACCTGCTCGGCCGGGCCGACACCCAGGTCAAGGTACGCGGACACCGGGTCGAGACCGGTGAGGTCGAGTCGCGCCTGAAGGCGCTGCCCAGCGTGGCGGAGGCGGTGGTGGTGGTCCGCCCGGACGCCGCGGGCGAGCCCGTCCTCTGCGCGTACTGCGTGCCGGCCGACGGCGCGGTGCTGGACCGGCGGGAGCTGCGCGGCCACCTCGCCGACCACCTGCCCACGTTCATGATCCCGGCACACCTGGACCAACTGACGGCGCTGCCGCTGACCCCCAACGGCAAGGTCGACCAGGCGGCGCTCCCGCCGCCCGGGCCCGACCCCGAGCAGGGGCGGTACGACCCGCCGGTGACGCTGTACGAGACCCGGATGGCCGAACACTGGCGGGCGCTGCTCGGCCTCGACGAGGTCGGGCTCCAGCAGGACTTCTTCGCGGTCGGGGGGAGCTCCATCAAGCTCGTCGAGCTGATCTACGGCCTCCAGGTCGAGTTCAACATCGAGATCCCGGTCAGCCGCCTCTTCCAGATCACCACCCTGCACGGCATGTCGAAGACGCTGGAGCTCATCGTCACCGGCCGGCTCGCCGGCGGGCGGCCGTACCTGACGTTCAACCCGGCGGACCGACCGACGCTGTTCTGCTTCCCGCCGGCCGGTGGGCACGGCCTGGTCTACCGGCAGTTCGTCATGCACCTGCCGGAGTACCACGTCGTGGGGTTCAACCACGTTCCCGGCGACGACAAGGTCGTCCGGTACGCGGACCTGGTCGACGAACTACAGCCGGACGGGGCCTGCCGGCTGCTCGGCTACTCGCTCGGCGGGAACGTCGCCTTCGAGGTGGCGAAGGAGCTCGAACGCCGGGGCCGGACGGTGCGGCACGTGGTCATCGTCGACTCCTACCGCATCGGCGCGGAGTTCGAGTTCGGCCCGGAGCAGTTCGCGGCGTTCGAGCGGGAACTCGCCGAGCACCTGCGCCGGCACACCGGCTCGGAGATCGTCGCCCGGGAAACCCGGGAACAGGCCCGCGAGTACATCGGGTTCTGCGCCCGTACCCCGAACCTGGGCACCGTCGCGGCGCCGGTGACGGTGATCAGCGACCAGCACCGGGTGGAGTTCTACGCGGCGGGTGCGCACGGCAGCTGGTCCGGCGCGTCGCGCAGCCAGGACGGGCTGCTCGCCGGGTTCGGCACGCACGCCGAGATGTTCGACCAGGAGTACGTCTCCCGCAACGCCGGCCTGGTCCGTGACGTCCTCGCCGGCGCCGACCACGCCGCGACCCGCAACCCATCGCTCGCCCCGGTGGACTGA